GGAAAGCTCTCAAAACGATAACCTGTCAATAGCAAATTATCAGACAGCATTTTGAGAGCCATGACATCATCGTATCCGAGTAACTTGACCCAAGAACAATGGGAACTGTTATCCAGCTTGATTCCCAAAGCTAAACCGGGAGGTCGTCCGCGCACCGTAGATATGCAAGCAGTGGT
This genomic window from Microcoleus sp. FACHB-831 contains:
- a CDS encoding transposase, which produces MTSSYPSNLTQEQWELLSSLIPKAKPGGRPRTVDMQAVV